From the Bacteroidia bacterium genome, one window contains:
- a CDS encoding T9SS type A sorting domain-containing protein, producing the protein MKTIMIFFIALFVVHMANAQRGDMTVATAAQLTVPAGAQICADRIFANNPGYGALTIANANCLCPGMSVVPVELLAFSASADNGIVLLRWTTATELNCHGFEVQKAAHGGGAEWLALGFVEGAGSTTERRDYFFSDPGTNEGTAFYRLRIIDYDGSFAYSPVVEVRFVTRVLPYTMYPVYPNPATENITVSFTLPEAASVSLTLYTVAGTEVTRVMEPREFSAGFHAATLPTSGLSPGTYVIELQAGAVRRTQTVVLLQ; encoded by the coding sequence TGACCGTGGCGACTGCGGCGCAGCTTACCGTGCCGGCCGGCGCGCAGATATGCGCAGACAGAATATTCGCGAATAATCCCGGCTATGGTGCGCTCACCATTGCGAACGCGAACTGTCTGTGTCCCGGCATGTCGGTGGTCCCGGTGGAACTCCTCGCGTTCAGCGCCTCGGCCGACAATGGTATCGTACTCCTACGTTGGACCACCGCGACCGAACTCAACTGCCACGGCTTCGAGGTACAAAAAGCCGCTCACGGCGGGGGAGCGGAATGGCTGGCGCTCGGATTTGTTGAAGGTGCCGGAAGCACAACGGAACGGAGAGACTACTTTTTCAGCGATCCGGGGACGAATGAAGGCACTGCGTTCTATCGTCTCCGTATTATCGATTACGACGGCTCTTTCGCGTACTCTCCTGTCGTCGAGGTTCGATTCGTGACGCGGGTGTTGCCGTATACGATGTATCCGGTCTATCCCAACCCGGCGACAGAAAACATTACCGTCTCCTTCACACTTCCGGAAGCCGCGAGTGTATCGCTCACACTCTACACGGTAGCAGGCACCGAGGTCACCAGGGTGATGGAACCGCGGGAATTCAGCGCCGGCTTCCACGCGGCGACGCTACCGACCTCAGGTTTGAGCCCCGGGACCTACGTTATCGAGTTGCAGGCAGGTGCAGTCCGTCGGACGCAAACGGTGGTTCTGCTCCAGTGA
- a CDS encoding NADH-quinone oxidoreductase subunit N, with product MEQLINDTIRTGPIAGMVALSLIVVLINALKKNPLAAEYWVSLLGIAVNIVFAILLYPDNGTAFGGSVLTGGFASVTAILFLTAAGLTILLSREYIAKIGANFGEFFHLILFAVAGMMTFAAGIDLVVTFIGLELMSISLYVLAGATRRMHKSNEAALKYFLLGSFASGFFLYGIALMYGSTGSTNILEIAQNITAYKTEPLFLTGAGLLLVGFAFKVGSVPFHMWVPDVYEGSPTMVTAFMSTGAKAAAFSSLLLVFTATFDFTGSSMNTVLAVLSVASMIVGNLVAISQSNVKRMLAYSSIAHAGYMLIGITVGADMSIAGVLFYLISYTFTNIGAFGIISIIENSEQRGTEIEDFRGLFKRSPMLAVLMAVFMFSLVGLPPLAGFFGKYYIFVAAIEGGYTWLTIVGVITSMISVYYYLRVTVVMFFQEGEAQSAVDATGAGTSALILSTAAIFLIGLFPAVVLAWMNGLF from the coding sequence ATGGAACAACTGATTAACGACACCATTCGCACAGGGCCGATCGCCGGCATGGTCGCGCTTTCGCTCATCGTCGTGCTGATCAACGCGCTGAAAAAGAATCCGCTCGCCGCGGAGTATTGGGTTTCGCTGCTCGGTATAGCGGTGAACATTGTTTTCGCGATACTGCTGTATCCCGACAACGGTACCGCCTTCGGAGGCTCGGTGTTGACGGGCGGCTTCGCGAGCGTGACAGCCATACTGTTCCTGACCGCAGCGGGACTAACGATACTCCTTTCGAGAGAGTACATCGCGAAAATCGGTGCCAACTTCGGAGAGTTCTTCCATTTGATTCTCTTCGCGGTAGCCGGCATGATGACGTTCGCCGCGGGCATCGATCTCGTGGTGACGTTCATCGGACTGGAACTGATGTCCATCAGCCTGTACGTACTTGCGGGCGCCACCCGCCGGATGCACAAATCGAACGAAGCCGCGCTGAAGTACTTCCTGCTCGGTTCCTTTGCATCGGGATTCTTCCTGTATGGCATTGCCCTGATGTACGGCAGCACGGGAAGCACGAACATTCTGGAGATTGCACAGAACATAACCGCATACAAGACCGAGCCCCTGTTTCTGACAGGGGCCGGTCTGCTCCTTGTCGGCTTCGCGTTTAAAGTCGGCTCTGTCCCTTTTCACATGTGGGTTCCGGACGTATACGAAGGCTCACCCACCATGGTCACGGCATTCATGTCTACCGGCGCGAAGGCCGCCGCGTTTTCCTCCCTGCTGCTGGTTTTCACCGCGACTTTCGACTTTACCGGAAGCAGCATGAACACTGTTCTTGCGGTATTGTCCGTGGCATCCATGATCGTCGGTAACCTGGTTGCAATTTCGCAGAGCAATGTCAAACGCATGCTGGCGTATTCGAGCATCGCTCACGCGGGCTATATGCTGATCGGTATCACCGTTGGAGCCGATATGAGCATCGCTGGTGTGCTCTTCTATCTGATTTCCTATACCTTTACCAATATTGGCGCCTTCGGCATCATTTCCATCATTGAGAATTCAGAGCAGCGTGGAACCGAGATCGAGGATTTCCGTGGACTGTTCAAACGCAGTCCGATGCTGGCTGTGCTCATGGCGGTGTTCATGTTCTCTCTGGTAGGACTACCGCCCCTGGCCGGCTTTTTCGGTAAATACTACATTTTCGTCGCGGCGATAGAGGGCGGCTATACCTGGCTGACCATTGTCGGCGTCATTACCAGCATGATATCGGTGTATTACTATTTGCGCGTGACCGTCGTGATGTTTTTCCAGGAAGGCGAGGCGCAATCCGCAGTGGATGCGACGGGTGCCGGCACGTCGGCGCTCATTCTTTCCACCGCTGCCATTTTTCTCATTGGCCTCTTCCCCGCCGTCGTACTGGCCTGGATGAACGGATTGTTCTGA
- a CDS encoding VanZ family protein translates to MSQDERRARLRTALPAVVWFLFIMTLLSLPGTSFPVVRIWQPDKIAHILLFGVQQALLWLALELPLPRFSSPAKALFASFAATVAFGILSEVYQDVATSRMLDPYDMIANTVGALLSTGIILGTGTQRVLNRARRLFRLDT, encoded by the coding sequence ATGTCACAGGATGAACGACGCGCTCGCTTGCGTACCGCTCTCCCCGCCGTCGTCTGGTTCCTGTTCATCATGACCCTGCTGTCGCTCCCGGGGACGTCCTTCCCTGTCGTCCGGATCTGGCAGCCGGACAAGATAGCGCATATTCTGCTTTTCGGTGTTCAGCAAGCCCTGCTCTGGCTTGCGCTGGAGCTTCCGCTGCCACGATTTTCCTCCCCTGCGAAAGCGCTTTTTGCCTCGTTCGCCGCCACCGTCGCTTTCGGTATACTCAGCGAGGTGTATCAGGATGTCGCCACATCCCGTATGCTCGATCCCTACGACATGATCGCGAACACCGTCGGCGCTTTGCTCTCCACCGGGATCATTCTGGGCACGGGGACACAGCGCGTGCTGAACCGTGCGCGTCGTCTCTTCCGCCTCGACACCTGA
- the ychF gene encoding redox-regulated ATPase YchF, with product MQIGIVGLPFSGKSTLFQTMTRSYLDEQALARKQTNIAVVKVPDARVDKLAEYYNPRKLVYTSVEFVDVVGLKKGDQSSTQFTGNFLAGVKTNDALIHVVRLFDDPLYPHPEGSIDALRDVEILETEFILSDLAMIESRMEKLRKQAMKAPDDKTKAEVRIMERFQAALEQEQPLRTLDLDPNDRAVIKGYQFLSLKPVLVVLNLAEEQLGDIAMQVQRVREAVQSKGMAVDAFAGKIEMELAQLDDAEASEFMKDYGIAESALTRIIRSAYDMLGLISFLTFGEDECRAWTIRRNTPAQEAAGAIHTDLMTRFIRAEVVHFDDFVKHGSIQACKDAGHWRLEGKEYVVKDGDMITVRHG from the coding sequence ATGCAAATCGGTATCGTCGGTCTTCCCTTCAGCGGCAAATCCACACTGTTTCAAACGATGACGCGCAGCTACCTCGACGAACAGGCGTTGGCGCGCAAGCAGACCAACATTGCCGTGGTCAAGGTACCGGACGCACGCGTGGACAAACTCGCGGAATACTACAATCCCAGGAAACTGGTCTATACGTCCGTGGAATTTGTGGACGTCGTCGGTCTGAAGAAGGGAGATCAGTCATCCACCCAGTTCACCGGCAATTTCCTGGCCGGGGTTAAAACCAACGACGCGCTGATTCACGTGGTGCGTTTGTTCGACGATCCGCTGTATCCGCATCCGGAGGGGTCCATCGACGCGTTGCGAGATGTTGAAATTCTGGAAACGGAGTTCATTCTCTCGGATCTGGCTATGATCGAATCGCGCATGGAGAAATTGCGCAAGCAGGCCATGAAGGCACCGGATGACAAGACGAAGGCTGAAGTGCGCATCATGGAGCGCTTCCAGGCTGCGCTCGAGCAAGAGCAGCCTTTGCGGACCCTGGACCTCGATCCGAATGACAGAGCGGTGATCAAAGGATATCAGTTCCTCAGTCTCAAACCGGTCCTTGTGGTACTGAATCTCGCAGAAGAGCAACTCGGCGATATAGCCATGCAGGTGCAACGTGTGCGCGAAGCTGTTCAATCGAAGGGTATGGCGGTGGACGCGTTTGCGGGGAAAATCGAAATGGAACTCGCGCAACTCGACGATGCCGAGGCGTCCGAATTCATGAAGGACTATGGAATCGCCGAGTCGGCCCTTACGCGTATCATCCGCTCCGCCTATGATATGCTCGGTCTGATTTCCTTCCTGACCTTCGGAGAGGATGAATGCCGTGCGTGGACCATACGGCGTAATACGCCGGCCCAGGAAGCCGCCGGCGCGATACATACGGACCTCATGACGCGCTTCATTCGCGCGGAAGTCGTGCACTTCGATGATTTCGTGAAGCATGGATCCATCCAGGCCTGCAAAGACGCCGGGCACTGGCGTCTCGAAGGGAAGGAATACGTGGTCAAAGACGGAGACATGATCACCGTCCGTCACGGCTAG
- a CDS encoding NAD(P)H-hydrate dehydratase gives MLPVFTSDEIRACDQTGIEEFGIPGVVLMENAARGSADVAEAEFGPLSGKRVLIVCGKGNNGGDGFAIARHLHNRGVHVDVLTLAPDESILGDARTNLDILRRMESSSDTLHVSLFRGSAQLADLLRQGPALLVDAMLGTGLASPLTGELAEVVEVINSSPVPVLSIDVPTGISADTGDVLGCAVRAGCTATMGAYKRGVLLRKGRAHAGKVRVVDIGLPDAAVLRSAASAFLLESRDVIAMLPRRAFDVHKYQMGNVFVLAGSVGLTGAAVLASEAALRSGAGIVHLGVPASLNSIFEIKLTEVMTVPLNETDEGTLSLKDFDKILERINSASITVIGPGISRQYETQNLVRRIVEHASAPLLLDADALYALGGHLNLLQKTNAEVILTPHVGEFSRLVSQSKEEIETKRISLSQTFAVEFGVTLVLKGAPTVIASRDGNVFINPTGNPGMATAGAGDVLSGIIAGFRAQGCSSEHAASAGVYLHGQAGDHARDRVGEYGLIATDLLSSFASILKDFSPHVTG, from the coding sequence ATGCTGCCCGTTTTCACTTCTGATGAGATACGCGCCTGCGATCAGACAGGTATCGAGGAATTTGGCATTCCTGGTGTTGTACTCATGGAAAATGCCGCCCGCGGTTCGGCAGATGTGGCCGAAGCGGAATTCGGGCCTCTCTCCGGGAAACGCGTTCTGATCGTATGCGGGAAAGGCAACAACGGAGGGGACGGCTTCGCGATCGCCCGTCATCTGCACAACCGCGGCGTTCACGTGGATGTATTGACACTGGCTCCGGATGAGAGTATTCTGGGAGACGCTCGCACGAATCTCGACATTCTCCGGCGCATGGAGAGCAGCAGCGATACCCTGCATGTATCCCTTTTCCGAGGCAGCGCCCAACTCGCGGATCTCCTCCGGCAAGGACCCGCCCTGCTCGTAGACGCCATGCTCGGTACTGGTCTTGCCTCGCCCCTTACGGGAGAACTCGCGGAGGTTGTCGAGGTCATCAATTCCTCGCCGGTTCCTGTTCTGTCCATCGATGTACCCACAGGAATCAGTGCCGATACAGGGGATGTTCTCGGCTGTGCCGTGCGCGCCGGGTGCACTGCCACCATGGGTGCCTACAAGCGCGGGGTACTTCTTCGCAAAGGCCGCGCGCATGCCGGGAAGGTCCGCGTGGTTGACATCGGGCTGCCGGACGCGGCTGTGCTGCGCAGCGCCGCGAGCGCATTCCTCCTCGAAAGTCGCGACGTCATCGCTATGCTGCCCCGACGCGCATTCGACGTCCACAAATACCAGATGGGGAACGTCTTCGTCCTCGCCGGATCCGTCGGACTGACCGGTGCGGCCGTCCTGGCCTCCGAAGCGGCGTTGCGGAGCGGAGCGGGGATCGTGCATCTCGGAGTACCGGCCAGCCTGAATTCGATTTTCGAGATCAAGCTCACGGAAGTCATGACGGTTCCCCTGAATGAGACCGATGAAGGAACGCTCAGTCTCAAGGATTTCGACAAAATACTCGAGCGTATCAACAGCGCAAGTATCACTGTAATCGGTCCCGGAATTTCCCGACAGTACGAAACGCAGAATCTGGTCCGCCGCATTGTCGAACACGCATCCGCACCGCTGTTGCTGGACGCAGATGCTTTGTACGCGCTCGGTGGTCATCTCAACCTGCTGCAAAAAACCAACGCGGAGGTTATTCTGACACCGCATGTGGGAGAATTTTCACGTCTTGTCTCGCAATCCAAGGAGGAGATCGAGACCAAACGCATAAGTTTGTCGCAGACCTTCGCGGTGGAGTTCGGTGTGACACTGGTACTCAAAGGCGCTCCGACAGTTATCGCCAGCAGAGACGGAAACGTCTTTATCAATCCCACCGGCAACCCCGGTATGGCGACCGCCGGCGCGGGAGACGTGCTGAGCGGTATCATAGCCGGATTCCGCGCTCAGGGTTGTTCATCGGAGCACGCTGCCAGCGCGGGGGTGTATCTCCACGGTCAGGCGGGAGATCACGCAAGAGATCGGGTTGGGGAATACGGTCTGATCGCGACGGATCTGCTTTCCTCCTTTGCGTCGATTCTGAAGGATTTTTCTCCGCATGTCACAGGATGA